In the Halococcus sediminicola genome, AAAAGGAAGCCGGCATCAACGTCGGCTCGGCCTACGTCAGGGCCGACGACATCACCGAGAAAGCCATCGACTGGGCCGAGAACGAGCACGATGGCCCTCGATTCCTCTGGACGCACTACATGGACGTCCACCATCCCTACCGCCCGCCCGAGCGCCACCAGCGCGCGCTCGGCATCGACCCCATCTCCGAGCGCGAGGCGATCAGGCTCCGCCGGAAGATGATCGAGGCCCCCGACGAGATCACCGACGACGAACGTGGGACGTTGATCGACCTCTACGACGCCGAGATCCGCTTCACCGATGCGGAGATCGGTCGTCTGATCGAGCGCGTTCGTAAGTCCTGGGGCGACGACACGATGGTGATCGTCACCGCCGACCACGGCGAGGCATTTGGCGAGCACGGCGGCTACAGCCACACACAGACCTTCCACGACGAGATGCTCCACGTCCCGCTGATCGTGAGTTTCGGGGGCGATTCCCGAGCAATGACCCACGACGAACTCGTCGGGCTGGCCGACCTCACGCCGACCATCGTCGATTACGCGGGCGGCGAGCAGGCGAATTCGTTCGTCGGCCACAGTCTCCGTCCGCTGCTCGACGGCGAGGGCGACTGGCCGCGCGAGCACGTCGTCGGCGACTGGGCCGACGGAAATCGTGGCGGCGGCGAGCGCCGCTTCGCCTACCGCGACCACCGCTGGAAATATATCGAGCGCGGGGACGGACACGTGCTCTACGACCTCGCGGCCGACCCTGGCGAGCACGAGAACGTCGCCGACGGCCACTCCGAGGTGTGCGAACGGCTTCACAGCGTGCTCGACGAGCATCGAGAGCGGATCGCGGCGAGCGCCGACGACCTGCGGACCGTCGAGATGGACGAGAGTACCAGAAAACGCCTCCGCGACCTCGGCTACGCGGAGTGACCGGCAGCGATGCGCATCGGCCAGACGTCGATCGTCAACTTCCTCTCGCAGATAGCGACGTCGATTTTCGGCTTCGTCGTCACCGTCTATCTCGCGCGCGAACTCGGCGACGCGGTGCTCGGCAACTACTTCCTCGTCGTCGCGGTGTTGGTCTGGCTGAAGGTGCTCGGCGGGCAGGGCATCCAGATGGCTATCCGCAAGCGCGTGAGCGAGGGAGAATCGGAGGCGGCGTTCTTCGGTGCGGGACTCACCCTCCAACTGGTCGCGTTCGTCGTGCTCGCGGGTGCGATTCTCGTCTTCCGCGGCCCGGTCAACGACTACCTCAGAACCGACGCGGCGCTCGGGCTGATCGCGCTGCTCGCCACGGGACTCCTCGTTTGGCAGGTGCGAGCGGCGATCGAGGGCCGTCATCGAGTGGCGCTGTCCTCGCTGCTCGGTCCGTTCGACCGCACCGCCCGCGGCGCGCTCCAAATCGGCGTCGTGGTCGTCGGCCTCGGCACTGTTGGCTGGCTGCTGGCTGGCTACGCGGTCGCCGAACTGCTGACGGGCCTCGTCGGCCTCTCGCTGCTCGCCATCCGTCCGCGGCTGCCGACCCGCAAGCACCTCCGGAGCTTGCTGGGCTACGCAAAATACTCCTGGTTCTCCGGCATCGAATCGCGCACCTTCGCCTCGATGGACACACTCGTGCTCGCGATCCCCGCCTTCGCGATCTCGTCGGGCCAGATCGGCGTTTACGAGGTCGCCTGGAACCTCGCATCCGTGCTCGCGGTGTTCGGCGCGTCGGTCAGCACGACGCTGTTCCCGGCGATCAGCAAGCTGTCGAGCGCCGGCGAGGACGGTATCGATGGCCTCATCGACGACGCGGTAGCCTACTCCGGACTCTTCGTCATTCCTGGATTCGTCGGCTGTGTGGTCGTCGGCCGGCGCGTGCTCGCCATCTACGGCGCGGAGTTCACCCGTGGCTACACGATCCTGCTCGTGCTCGTGGCCGCCAGACTGCTCTACGTCTACCAGTCGCAGTTCACGAACGTGCTCGCGGCGATCGACCGGCCCGACAGCGCCTTCCGGATCAACGTCACCTTCGTCGCCACGAATCTCGTGCTCAACGTGGCGCTCGTCGCGCTCGTCGGCTGGCTCGGCGCGGCCGTCGCCACCGCGACCTCGGCGACGGTCGGACTGGTGCTCTCGTACTGGTATCTCCAGAAATACGTCACGATTCCGATTCCGATCGGCGAACTGGCGAGTCAGGCGTTCGCAGCCGTCGCGATGGGTGTCGTCGTCTTCGTCGGCCGCGGGTTCGCCGGTGCGGGCGTCGCGTGGACGGTCGCGCTTGTCGCCGTCGGTGGTGGGGCGTATTTCGCCACGCTGACCGTGCTCTCGCGGCGCTTCCGGGCGACCGTCCGGCGGAATCTGCCAATACCGAGTTGAGTCGGCGCATCGGTGCGTTCAAGCGCTCGTGGCCACGACTACCCCGAAACGCTTCATGAACGCGACCCGTGATTCGCCGAACCTCCTAGTCATTTGTGTAGACTGCCTGCGCGGCGACGCCATTCGGGAGGGCTGGGGCGAAACGCCGTTCATCGATTCGCTCGTCGAGCGCGGCCGTTCCTACACCGAGCTCTACGCGTCGGCAACGACCACCACCCCTTGTGTGGCGAGCCTCATGACCGGCCAGTACGCCGAACACAACGGCGTGCGCTCGCTCCGCGAGGCACGACTCGCACCCGAGGCGACGACGCTCGCCGAGCATCTGCGCGACGCGGGCTATCACACGAGCGCGATGGTCACCGGCCCGCTCGTCGACGAGACCGATCTCGACCGCGGGTTCGACGAGTACCGCTACCGCGAGAACGACCGCTCGCTGTTCGACGACTGGTCCTGGACGGCGGCCGACGAACTCGAAACCCTCGACAGTCCTTTCTTCTGCTATCTCCACCTCTGGGAACTCCACGAGCCGATCTCGGTGCCGGCGCGGTACGACGACGAGCAATACGGGCGCTGGCCGTACGAACGGGCGCTCTCGGCGCTCGACGCTCAGCTCGAACGGCTCGTCGAACGCGTTCCCGAGGACACGGTCGTGGTGCTCCACGGCGATCACGGCGAGTCCATTACGTGGCGCGGCCACCCGCTCCACGACGCCGCGAAGCGCGTCCGCGACAAGATCCGCTACGAGTTCGGGCTCGACACCCGCCGCGCGGAGCGGATGCTCGATCGGTTCGCCGAGCACCTCGTGCCGGCCGGCATCGCCGATCGGTTCGTGGAGAGCGGCCACGGCGAGACGGTCTTCGACCACGCCGCGAACGTCCCGCTGGTGCTCGCCGGCCCCGGGATCGAGGCGGGCCGCGAGTCGGCCGTCTGCCGCCAGATCGACGTGCTGCCGACGCTGCTCGACGTGCTCGGGATCGATTCCACTCTCGATATCGATGGTGAGACGCTCGTCGGTGGGATCGACGACCGCGACGCCTACATCCGGGCCTGCGGGGCGGCGCTCCGCGGGCGAGAGAACTGGCTGCGTGCCGTGCGGACTCCCCGTTCGAAATATATCGAGCATCCGGGTCGCGATTGGGATTCCGAGTTGTACGATCTCGCCGCCGATCCGGCCGAACGACGACCGATCTCCGATCCCGAGCGCGAGCGGGAGCTCGAAGCACGGCTACCCGATCTTGAGGAGGTCGATTCCGAACGGCTCGCCATCGACGAGCGGCTCCGGGCGCTCGGCTATCGCTGACGCCTCTGGTATGGAGGCGGTGGCCAATGGGGCCGACGGGGCGGCAGAAGCCGAAGGCGTTTGTCGCTGCGGCGCGTCCTCAGGACGATGACGTTCGCCGACTGGCTCGCCGAAACCAAAGCGCGGGTCGATCGCGACGGGATGGCCGGTGTGCGCACGAGCGCCGACGAACTGTGGATCGGCGCGCTCCGCCGGGCCGATCGCTTCGCCGACCCCGGCGTCAACATCTACGACCGTTCGTGGGACGCGCTCGTAATCCTCGATGGCTGTCGCGCCGACGTCCTTCGCGGTGTTGCCCACGGGTACGAGTTTCTCGACGATCCAGGAACCCACCGCTCACCCGGCTCGACCTCCTACGAGTGGATGGAGCGGACGTTCACCGACGAGTACGCCGACGAGATCGCGAACACCGTTCACGTGAGCGCGAACCCATTCACCCACCAATTCCTCGATGCCGACCGGTTCGCGCTGCTCGACGAGGTCTGGCGCGACGCGTGGGACGAAGAGGTGGGCATCGTGCCGGCCCGCCCCGTGACCGACCGCGCGATCCGCGCCGGCCGCGAACGAGGCTCCGACGAGCGCCTATTGGTCCACTACATGCAGCCACACTTCCCGAGCGTGCCGCGCCCGCTCGGCGGCTCAGCGACCCTCGACGAGTGGCGCGACGGCCGCGAGATGGCGTGGCAGGGGCTTCGTCGTGGTGAGTTCACCGAGCGCGAGGTCTGGGGAGCTTACGTGGCGAACCTCCGCTACGTGCTCGACGACCTCGAAATCCTCCTCGACAATCTCGACGCCGAGCGCGTCGCCATCACCGCCGACCACGGCAACGCCAAGGGCGAGTGGGGCATCTACGGCCACCCGAACGTTCCCCTCGACGTGCTCCGGACGGTCCCGTGGTTCGTGACGAGCGCGACCGACCGTCGGACTCACGAACCCGAAATCGAGTCGGGAAAGCGAAGCGACCCCACCGACGAGACGGTCGCCGAACGGCTCCAAGCGCTCGGCTACACCGAAGACGAAACGGGCTGAAGTCGGCCGAAGCGGGCGTCAGGATTCGTGCCGTGGATACTCGCCGACGCTTTCGTACTCCCAAAGCAGGTCGAAATAGCGTTTGAGGCCCGCTACGAACGAGCCGTTCTCGGTGAGCGCGGCCTGTCGCATCGACAGCGGGACGTCTTTCTCCTCGACGAGGACGATCGCCCGGCCCGTCTCGTAGTCCATGCTCGGGTCGGCGAGCGTGCCCCGCCACGGGAGCTTGCCGGTGCTGAAGCGCAGCCCCACGGCCGGATACTCGTGCTCGATGCGCTCGACGACCGCGGCCTGAGTCGCGGCGTTGTCGGCATCCAGATGGTCGGGATGGAGCATGAGCACCGCGACGTCGATATCGCGCTCGGTGGCCGCCGTGAGCGCCGGTGCGACGGTATCCAGATACTCGAAGCTCTTGGTGATGATGCGGAGCTGCTCGTCGGCTTGATGGTACAGCCGCCGGGTTTCGGCCTCGCTCGGTTCGCCGACGTCGACCACCGAGAACAGCTCTTCAGTAGGGGTGACGCCCTCGCTCGCGCGCTCGTAGCGTGGTTCGAACTCCTCCAGAAAGGCCCCGCGGCGCTCGTCGAGGGTGGCGCGAAATCCCTCGTAGTCCTGTCGGCGGTTCTCGACGGCGCGTTCGAGGATCGCTCCGGGTGAACGGGGTTGGTAGCGTTTCGGCCGTTCGGGGATCACCTTCACGAACCCGCGGTCGGCGAGCGCGTCGAGCACGCCGTAGATGCGCGCCTTCGGAACGCCCGTGCTCTCGGCGAGCGTCGGCGCGGTCGTCCGGCCCAGCGTGAAGAGTTCCGTGAGCGTGCGCTCTTCGTACTCGGTGAGACCCAGCCTGTCGAGGGTCCCCGTGGGGTCGACGTCGGTCATGAAAACCGTCCGGCGGGCGGGGTTGTAAACGCGCCGCCGGGGAAAGATATTTATTATTACGTCACAACCGGTTACTCGGAGAGCGAGTAACTATGGGATCCGATACAACGGAGGACGTCGACGAGCATCTCGCGGACGTGCCGGATGGCTGTGGCTGTGCTGAGGTCTGGGAGCACCTGAGCGAACGGCGCGAAGAGTGAGCGTAGCGAGAAAGAGGACGAAGCGGGTGCCAAAGGGTTTTGCGCGTGGCCCGAGGAGGGTCGGGCAATGGCCGAGTGCGGCGACGTCTGCGTACTGATTCCGACCTACGAGGAGGCCGCGACCATCGGTAGCGTCGTCGACGGCTTCCGCGAGCGGGGCTTTTCGAACATCTTAGTGATCGACGGTCACTCGACCGACGAGACGAGGAACATCGCCCGCGAGCACGGTGCGCGCGTCGTCGAGCAGTCCGGCCGGGGGAAGGGCACCGGCAAGGGGCAGGCCGTCCGCGAGGGCGTCGCCCGCACGACCGCCCCGTACATCCTCCTGCTCGACGGCGACGGAACTTACCGGCCGGCCGACGCCGAGGCACTACTCGACCCCCTCCTGAGTGGGAAGGCCGACCACGTCATCGGCGACCGCTACGCCGACATGGCCGACGGTGCGATGACCCGTTTCAATGGCGTCGGCAATCGGATGATCAATCGCGCCTTCCGCACCGTCCACGGCCGCGACGTCGGCGACGTGCTGAGTGGGTATCGCGCGTTCACCCGCGAGTCGTTCGAGCGCTGTCACCCCACCGCGGAGGGGTTCGGCATCGAGACCGAACTCGCCGTCGAGTGCGTCAAACAGGGCGTCGAGATGGTGACCGTCCCCATCACCTACCAGGCCCGACCCGCGGACTCCGAGACGAACCTTCGACCCGTGCGCGACGGCGCGCGCATCCTGCTCACGCTCTACCGGTTGGCCAAGACCAACAACCCCCTGTTCTACTTCGGCAGCGCCGGCGCGCTCTCGGGGTTCGTCGGCGTGGTGCTGGCCACGTACGTCCTCGTCGAGTGGCTCACCCTCCGCATCTCCCACGAGGTGCTCGCGGTCGCGGCGGCCTTCGCGGTCATCGTCGGCGTCCAGTTGGTGATGTTCGGC is a window encoding:
- a CDS encoding sulfatase; protein product: MRDVLLITVDSLRADHLGCDGYERETTPAIDALAANGHRFENAFAHACATRASFPSILTSSTALMYGGYESLSENRTLVTEALPAAYRAGGFHSNLYLSAEFGYSREFDAFFDSKSDPSPAARVKGAVEERLDEDGWLYGVLSRAVDTAEKEAGINVGSAYVRADDITEKAIDWAENEHDGPRFLWTHYMDVHHPYRPPERHQRALGIDPISEREAIRLRRKMIEAPDEITDDERGTLIDLYDAEIRFTDAEIGRLIERVRKSWGDDTMVIVTADHGEAFGEHGGYSHTQTFHDEMLHVPLIVSFGGDSRAMTHDELVGLADLTPTIVDYAGGEQANSFVGHSLRPLLDGEGDWPREHVVGDWADGNRGGGERRFAYRDHRWKYIERGDGHVLYDLAADPGEHENVADGHSEVCERLHSVLDEHRERIAASADDLRTVEMDESTRKRLRDLGYAE
- a CDS encoding oligosaccharide flippase family protein translates to MRIGQTSIVNFLSQIATSIFGFVVTVYLARELGDAVLGNYFLVVAVLVWLKVLGGQGIQMAIRKRVSEGESEAAFFGAGLTLQLVAFVVLAGAILVFRGPVNDYLRTDAALGLIALLATGLLVWQVRAAIEGRHRVALSSLLGPFDRTARGALQIGVVVVGLGTVGWLLAGYAVAELLTGLVGLSLLAIRPRLPTRKHLRSLLGYAKYSWFSGIESRTFASMDTLVLAIPAFAISSGQIGVYEVAWNLASVLAVFGASVSTTLFPAISKLSSAGEDGIDGLIDDAVAYSGLFVIPGFVGCVVVGRRVLAIYGAEFTRGYTILLVLVAARLLYVYQSQFTNVLAAIDRPDSAFRINVTFVATNLVLNVALVALVGWLGAAVATATSATVGLVLSYWYLQKYVTIPIPIGELASQAFAAVAMGVVVFVGRGFAGAGVAWTVALVAVGGGAYFATLTVLSRRFRATVRRNLPIPS
- a CDS encoding sulfatase family protein, which codes for MNATRDSPNLLVICVDCLRGDAIREGWGETPFIDSLVERGRSYTELYASATTTTPCVASLMTGQYAEHNGVRSLREARLAPEATTLAEHLRDAGYHTSAMVTGPLVDETDLDRGFDEYRYRENDRSLFDDWSWTAADELETLDSPFFCYLHLWELHEPISVPARYDDEQYGRWPYERALSALDAQLERLVERVPEDTVVVLHGDHGESITWRGHPLHDAAKRVRDKIRYEFGLDTRRAERMLDRFAEHLVPAGIADRFVESGHGETVFDHAANVPLVLAGPGIEAGRESAVCRQIDVLPTLLDVLGIDSTLDIDGETLVGGIDDRDAYIRACGAALRGRENWLRAVRTPRSKYIEHPGRDWDSELYDLAADPAERRPISDPERERELEARLPDLEEVDSERLAIDERLRALGYR
- a CDS encoding alkaline phosphatase family protein codes for the protein MTFADWLAETKARVDRDGMAGVRTSADELWIGALRRADRFADPGVNIYDRSWDALVILDGCRADVLRGVAHGYEFLDDPGTHRSPGSTSYEWMERTFTDEYADEIANTVHVSANPFTHQFLDADRFALLDEVWRDAWDEEVGIVPARPVTDRAIRAGRERGSDERLLVHYMQPHFPSVPRPLGGSATLDEWRDGREMAWQGLRRGEFTEREVWGAYVANLRYVLDDLEILLDNLDAERVAITADHGNAKGEWGIYGHPNVPLDVLRTVPWFVTSATDRRTHEPEIESGKRSDPTDETVAERLQALGYTEDETG
- a CDS encoding TrmB family transcriptional regulator, with protein sequence MTDVDPTGTLDRLGLTEYEERTLTELFTLGRTTAPTLAESTGVPKARIYGVLDALADRGFVKVIPERPKRYQPRSPGAILERAVENRRQDYEGFRATLDERRGAFLEEFEPRYERASEGVTPTEELFSVVDVGEPSEAETRRLYHQADEQLRIITKSFEYLDTVAPALTAATERDIDVAVLMLHPDHLDADNAATQAAVVERIEHEYPAVGLRFSTGKLPWRGTLADPSMDYETGRAIVLVEEKDVPLSMRQAALTENGSFVAGLKRYFDLLWEYESVGEYPRHES
- the aglJ gene encoding S-layer glycoprotein N-glycosyltransferase AglJ, which produces MAECGDVCVLIPTYEEAATIGSVVDGFRERGFSNILVIDGHSTDETRNIAREHGARVVEQSGRGKGTGKGQAVREGVARTTAPYILLLDGDGTYRPADAEALLDPLLSGKADHVIGDRYADMADGAMTRFNGVGNRMINRAFRTVHGRDVGDVLSGYRAFTRESFERCHPTAEGFGIETELAVECVKQGVEMVTVPITYQARPADSETNLRPVRDGARILLTLYRLAKTNNPLFYFGSAGALSGFVGVVLATYVLVEWLTLRISHEVLAVAAAFAVIVGVQLVMFGVLSDMMLAINREQTRRFEALVENARPDGRESAVESEPRTEGARLDDRRVSGRAGERD